The Edaphobacter sp. 12200R-103 genome contains a region encoding:
- the mnmA gene encoding tRNA 2-thiouridine(34) synthase MnmA produces the protein MQPEHNNTIAVAMSGGVDSSTVAAILRSEGHQLVGLTLQLWNQRRLAGHEGMPESVQGRCCSIDDVYDARAVAEQLGIPYYVVNQQERFEADVVRPFVDEYLHGRTPIPCTLCNNHLKFDQLLLTARQIGADRIATGHYARNQFDPTRNRWILSRPADSTKDQTYFLFGLTQEQLARTLFPLGEMQKPAVRQIAQDSGLSVAQKADSQEICFIPGGDYSTFLKAYLDEQNEPMPDLSGELVTTSGEVLGHHQGIHSFTVGQRKGLGVSSPNPLYVLAIHPDSHKVTVGPDEDLLSRELTANRLNWISIPDLAEGEELRVTAKIRHRHTPAPATLIGAGDDRIRAIFDEPQRAITPGQATVFYQEDEVVGGGWIL, from the coding sequence ATGCAGCCTGAGCATAACAACACGATCGCGGTCGCAATGTCCGGAGGAGTCGACTCCTCCACAGTCGCGGCGATTCTGCGCTCCGAAGGCCACCAGCTCGTCGGCCTGACCCTCCAGCTTTGGAACCAGCGCCGCCTCGCCGGTCACGAAGGCATGCCCGAATCCGTGCAGGGACGCTGCTGCTCCATCGACGACGTCTACGACGCCCGCGCCGTGGCCGAGCAGCTTGGCATTCCTTACTACGTCGTCAACCAGCAGGAGCGCTTCGAGGCCGACGTCGTGCGTCCCTTCGTCGATGAGTACCTTCACGGACGAACGCCGATTCCCTGCACGCTCTGCAACAACCATCTCAAGTTCGACCAGCTCCTGCTGACCGCGCGTCAGATCGGCGCCGACCGTATTGCGACCGGGCACTACGCCCGCAACCAATTCGATCCAACCCGAAATCGCTGGATTCTCTCGCGACCCGCCGATTCCACCAAGGACCAGACCTACTTCCTCTTCGGCCTCACGCAGGAGCAGCTGGCGCGGACGCTCTTCCCGCTCGGTGAGATGCAGAAGCCTGCCGTCCGCCAGATCGCGCAGGACTCCGGCCTCTCTGTCGCCCAGAAGGCCGACTCGCAGGAAATCTGCTTCATCCCCGGCGGCGATTACAGCACCTTCCTCAAGGCCTACCTTGACGAGCAGAACGAGCCGATGCCCGACCTTTCCGGCGAACTCGTCACAACCTCCGGCGAAGTCCTCGGCCATCATCAGGGAATTCACAGCTTCACCGTCGGACAGCGCAAGGGCCTGGGCGTCAGCTCTCCCAATCCGCTCTACGTCCTTGCCATCCACCCAGACTCCCATAAGGTGACCGTGGGTCCCGATGAAGATCTGTTGTCTCGCGAGCTGACCGCCAATCGCCTGAACTGGATCTCAATTCCCGATCTCGCTGAAGGCGAAGAACTCCGCGTCACTGCAAAGATCCGGCATCGCCACACTCCTGCGCCCGCAACGCTGATTGGCGCAGGAGACGACCGTATACGAGCCATCTTCGACGAGCCTCAGCGGGCCATCACACCTGGTCAGGCGACAGTTTTTTACCAGGAAGACGAGGTCGTAGGCGGAGGTTGGATTCTCTAA